In the genome of Palaemon carinicauda isolate YSFRI2023 chromosome 20, ASM3689809v2, whole genome shotgun sequence, one region contains:
- the LOC137660323 gene encoding trichohyalin-like, which yields MPKVKAKRRYASRHFRGKKWNDCDTSESDTSESDTSESDPEWRNDCDTSESDTSESDTSESDPEWREDFGFKPRRKKSWEKDFEGKTYIWTDDNRLLSSDEFEQESADQTRGRFPAGVSNVEEFLTLVNKTNKKLIPMAMLENKNENVNQQEENEALGEEEEALGEEEEALGEEEEALGEEEEALGEEEEALSEGEEALSEEDEVLHEEDEALNDDLDLDDEEELEQESVLTRNNEKMTLKRKREVDEASREEEEASSEEEEASSEEEEASSEEEEASSEEEEASSEEEEALGEEEEALGEEEEALGEEEEALGEEEEALGEEEEALGEEEEALGEEEEALGEEEEALGEEEEALGEEEEALGEEEEALGEEEEALSEGEEALSEEDEVLHEEDEALNDELDLDDEEELEQESVLTRNNEKMTLKRKIEVEIGEHCNRENEISWQKKRRVENLITENEPKTQDYQLYKEKDEMEQHSSNVGNVQNDSVICNEKKRKRVNEMIENDMCKKNIKLTRISVRGETGKTIKGRQSTHFLQKRSHRKANHPYNLRPRKPYQNFYTYTRNNMKSHSEAKNFREQKSNQANTVKSVKRKRGRPLKENKVKETFTTEGKKAGRPKKENSSETYVREVKKRGRPKKFGTCESYVKEVKKRGRPKKFGTCESYLKEVKKRGRPRKFGTCESYLKEVKKRGRPKKFGTCESYLKEVKKRGRPRKFGTCESYVKEVKKRGRPRKFGTPESYVKEVKKRGRPRKFGTSESYVKEVKKRGRPRKCGTSESYVKEVKKRGRPRKCGTSESYVKEVRKRGRPRKCGTSESYVKEVKKRGRPIKFGTSESYVKEVKKRGRHRKFGTSESYVKEVKKRGRPRKFGTSESYVKEVKKKGRPRKFGNLNSEGIQKGNIISGIKRKRGRPCKDEKGKVEVLREIKNGQSLPEKDNICTEKNYKNMRRKRGRPRKQEEPSDEG from the coding sequence GAAGATTTTGGGTTTAAACCCCGGCGCAAGAAATCCTGGGAGAAAGACTTCGAGGGTAAAACATATATCTGGACTGATGATAATAGACTTTTGTCGAGTGACGAATTTGAACAAGAATCGGCAGACCAGACAAGAGGGAGGTTCCCCGCAGGTGTGTCAAATGTAGAGGAGTTCCTCACATtagttaataaaactaataaaaaactcaTCCCTATGGCTATGTTAGAAAACAAGAATGAGAATGTAAATCAGCAAGAGGAGAATGAAGCTTTGGGCGAAGAGGAGGAAGCTTTGGGCGAAGAGGAGGAAGCTTTGGGCGAAGAGGAGGAAGCATTGGGCGAAGAGGAGGAAGCATTGGGCGAAGAGGAGGAAGCATTGAGCGAAGGGGAGGAAGCATTGAGCGAAGAGGATGAAGTATTGCACGAAGAGGATGAAGCATTGAACGATGATTTAGATTTAGATGATGAAGAGGAATTGGAACAGGAAAGTGTGTTGActagaaacaatgaaaaaatgacCCTTAAAAGGAAAAGGGAAGTGGATGAAGCATCAAGGGAAGAGGAGGAAGCATCGAGCGAAGAGGAGGAAGCATCGAGCGAAGAGGAGGAAGCATCGAGCGAAGAGGAGGAAGCATCGAGCGAAGAGGAGGAAGCATCGAGCGAAGAGGAGGAAGCTTTGGGCGAAGAGGAGGAAGCATTGGGCGAAGAGGAGGAAGCATTGGGCGAAGAGGAGGAAGCATTGGGCGAAGAGGAGGAAGCATTGGGCGAAGAGGAGGAAGCATTGGGCGAAGAGGAGGAAGCATTGGGCGAAGAGGAGGAAGCTTTGGGCGAAGAGGAGGAAGCTTTGGGCGAAGAGGAGGAAGCTTTGGGCGAAGAGGAGGAAGCTTTGGGCGAAGAGGAGGAAGCATTGGGCGAAGAGGAGGAAGCATTGAGCGAAGGGGAGGAAGCATTGAGCGAAGAGGATGAAGTATTGCACGAAGAGGATGAAGCATTGAACGATGAATTAGATTTAGATGATGAAGAGGAATTGGAACAGGAAAGTGTGTTGActagaaacaatgaaaaaatgacccttaaaaggaaaatagaagtAGAAATAGGGGAGCACTGTAATAGGGAAAATGAAATTTCATGGCAGAAAAAAAGAAGAGTCGAAAATTTAATAACTGAAAACGAACCAAAAACGCAGGATTACCAACTATATAAGGAAAAGGATGAAATGGAACAACATTCAAGTAATGTTGGAAATGTTCAAAATGATAGTGTAATTTGtaatgagaaaaaaaggaaaagggtaAATGAAATGATCGAGAACGATATgtgtaagaaaaatattaaattgacAAGAATATCAGTTAGAGGTGAAACTGGTAAAACAATTAAGGGGAGACAAAGCACCCACTTCCTCCAAAAAAGGTCCCATAGGAAAGCCAATCACCCTTATAACTTGAGACCTCGAAAACCCTATCAAAACTTCTATACCTATACTAGGAACAATATGAAAAGTCATAGCGAGGCCAAGAATTTCAGAGAGCAGAAAAGTAACCAGGCAAATACTGTGAAATCAGTTAAAAGAAAGAGAGGCAGACCACTGAAAGAAAACAAGGTAAAAGAAACATTTACTACAGAGGGGAAGAAAGCTGGAAGGCCAAAAAAAGAAAACTCATCTGAAACGTATGTAAGAGAGGTGAAGAAGAGAGGACGGCCCAAGAAATTTGGAACTTGTGAAAGTTATGTAAAAGAGGTGAAAAAGAGAGGACGGCCCAAGAAATTTGGAACTTGTGAAAGTTATTTAAAAGAGGTGAAGAAGAGAGGACGGCCCAGGAAATTTGGAACTTGTGAAAGTTATTTAAAAGAGGTGAAGAAGAGAGGACGGCCCAAGAAATTTGGAACTTGTGAAAGTTATTTAAAAGAGGTGAAGAAGAGAGGACGGCCCAGGAAATTTGGAACTTGTGAAAGTTATGTAAAAGAGGTGAAGAAGAGAGGACGGCCCAGGAAATTTGGAACACCTGAAAGCTATGTAAAAGAGGTGAAGAAGAGAGGACGGCCCAGGAAATTTGGAACATCTGAAAGTTATGTAAAAGAGGTGAAAAAGAGAGGACGGCCCAGGAAATGTGGAACATCTGAAAGCTATGTAAAAGAGGTGAAGAAGAGAGGACGGCCCAGGAAATGTGGAACATCTGAAAGTTATGTAAAAGAGGTGAGGAAGAGAGGACGGCCCAGGAAATGTGGAACATCTGAAAGTTATGTAAAAGAGGTGAAGAAGAGAGGACGGCCCATAAAATTTGGAACATCTGAAAGCTATGTAAAAGAGGTGAAGAAGAGAGGACGGCACAGGAAATTTGGAACATCTGAAAGCTATGTAAAAGAGGTGAAGAAGAGAGGACGGCCAAGGAAATTTGGAACATCTGAAAGTTATGTAAAAGAGGTGAAGAAGAAAGGACGGCCCAGGAAATTTGGAAATCTTAATAGCGAAGGTATTCAAAAAGGCAATATTATAAGTGGGATAAAAAGAAAGAGGGGTAGGCCATGTAAAGATGAGAAAGGTAAAGTTGAAGTTCTAAGGGAAATTAAAAATGGACAAAGCTTGCCTGAGAAAGATAACATATGCACtgaaaagaattataaaaatatgAGGAGAAAGAGAGGTAGGCCCAGGAAACAGGAAGAGCCGAGTGACGAAGGTTAA